In Blastococcus saxobsidens DD2, the genomic stretch GTGTTGGAGTCGAGGATCAGCTGGGTGAACTCCCCGTTGCGGTCGGCGAGCACCTGGGTCACCTGGCGGGTCGCTCCCAGCAGCTCCCGCAGCTGCGCGTCGCGCGAGGCGATGGTGTCCGACAGCCTGGCCAGCCCCTGGAGCGAGGTCCGCACCTCCTCCGGGGTCTCGGCGAAGGTCTCGGCCAGGACCTCGAAGCTGGCGGCGAGCTGCGCGGTGTCCATCTTCTGCACCGTGGAGGAGAGATCGGCGAAGGCCTCCACGACGTCGTACGGCGACGCCGTCCGCTCCAGCGGGATGCGCTCCTCGGGTTCCAGTGGCTGCGAACCCCGCGGGACGAGCGCCACGTACTTGGCGCCCAGCACCGTCTCGATCTTGATCGCCGCCTCCGAGCGGTCCCCGACGAAGGCGTCCTTCACCCGGAACTCGACGGTCACCGCACCGTCCTCCAGGGCGAGGCTCTCGACCTGGCCGACCTTGACCCCGGCGACCCGCACCGGGTCGTCGGGCTGCAGGCCGGCCGCCTCGGAGAACTGGGCCTGGTAGAGGGTGCCGCCCCCGATCAGCGGCAGGGACTGCGCGTTGAAGGCGAGGAACACCAGGACGGCGATGAGGGTCAGGCTGACCGCGCCGATGGTCACCGGGTTGCGGTCCCGGAAGTTCCTGGACTGACGGGCCATC encodes the following:
- a CDS encoding MCE family protein, coding for MARQSRNFRDRNPVTIGAVSLTLIAVLVFLAFNAQSLPLIGGGTLYQAQFSEAAGLQPDDPVRVAGVKVGQVESLALEDGAVTVEFRVKDAFVGDRSEAAIKIETVLGAKYVALVPRGSQPLEPEERIPLERTASPYDVVEAFADLSSTVQKMDTAQLAASFEVLAETFAETPEEVRTSLQGLARLSDTIASRDAQLRELLGATRQVTQVLADRNGEFTQLILDSNTLLAEVQERRELIDSILTSTQELARQLSGLADDNREALTPALQQLSRVTDILSRNRAALAQTVKELAPFVRVFTNTLGNGRWFDSFVNDLLPTVVGAAACTAASTPVTGCIPGGQE